The following are from one region of the Streptomyces rubrogriseus genome:
- the rpsN gene encoding 30S ribosomal protein S14 codes for MAKKSKIAKNEQRRETVARYAARRAELKEILRRPSSTEAERLAARRELRGQPRDASPTRVRNRDQIDGRPRGYLRVFGLSRVNLREQAHAGHLPGVRKSSW; via the coding sequence ATGGCGAAGAAGAGCAAGATCGCGAAGAACGAGCAGCGCCGGGAGACCGTCGCGCGGTACGCGGCACGCCGGGCCGAGCTGAAGGAGATCCTCCGCCGGCCCTCGTCGACGGAGGCCGAACGGCTCGCCGCCCGGCGGGAACTGCGCGGGCAGCCGCGCGACGCGAGCCCCACGCGGGTGCGCAACCGCGATCAGATCGACGGACGCCCGCGCGGATACCTCCGGGTCTTCGGGCTCTCCCGGGTCAATCTGCGCGAGCAGGCGCACGCCGGGCATCTTCCCGGGGTACGCAAGTCCTCCTGGTAG
- the rpmB gene encoding 50S ribosomal protein L28 → MSAHCMLTGARPGFGNRISHSHRRTSRRFDPNIQTRRYWLPSENRHVRLRLSTKGIRTVDSIGVEAAVARIRARGVRI, encoded by the coding sequence GTGTCCGCCCACTGCATGCTGACCGGGGCCCGGCCCGGCTTCGGCAACCGCATCTCCCACTCCCACCGGCGCACTTCGCGCCGCTTCGACCCCAACATCCAGACCAGGCGCTACTGGCTGCCGAGCGAGAACCGGCACGTGCGGCTGAGGCTGAGCACGAAGGGGATCAGGACGGTCGACTCGATCGGCGTCGAGGCGGCCGTGGCGCGCATCCGTGCCCGCGGGGTGAGGATCTGA
- the rpmG gene encoding 50S ribosomal protein L33 — MARNELRPVIKLRSTAGTGYTYVTRKNRRNDPDRLVLRKYDPAAGRHVDFREER; from the coding sequence ATGGCACGCAACGAACTCCGTCCGGTCATCAAGCTCCGGTCCACGGCCGGGACCGGCTACACCTACGTCACCCGCAAGAACCGCCGCAACGACCCCGACCGGCTGGTCCTGCGCAAGTACGACCCGGCGGCCGGCCGCCACGTCGACTTCCGAGAGGAGCGCTGA